From Solanum lycopersicum chromosome 8, SLM_r2.1, the proteins below share one genomic window:
- the LOC138337879 gene encoding uncharacterized mitochondrial protein AtMg00860-like, producing the protein MAPPELEELRKKLKEVLEDGHIRPSKAPYGSAVLFQKRKDGSLRICINCGALNKLNDIGIYSSTLKENVEHLRKVFQVLWGNQLYVNREKCELAQHEVHFLGHDINQRKLRMEKGKIWVIQEWEAPMNVTELRSFLRVANYYQRFISSYSD; encoded by the exons ATGGCTCCACCCGAGTTAGAGGAGCTAAGAAAGAAGTTGAAGGAGGTCCTCGAGGATGGTCACATCCGTCCATCCAAAGCACCTTATGGTTCGGCAGTGTTGTTTCAAAAAAGGAAAGACGGGTCATTGCGCATATGCATCAACTGTGGGGCGCTCAATAAG TTGAATGACATAGGCATCTATAGCAGCACATTGAAGGAGAACGTGGAGCACTTGAGGAAAGTCTTCCAAGTCTTATGGGGGAACCAGCTCTATGTAAACAGGGAGAAGTGCGAGCTCGCCCAACACGAGGTGCACTTCTTAGGCCATGATATCAACCAACGCAAACTACGAATGGAGAAAGGAAAGATTTGGGTAATCCAGGAGTGGGAGGCGCCCATGAATGTGACCGAGCTACGATCCTTCCTTAGAGTTGCGAACTACTATCAGAGGTTCATCAGTAGCTACTCTGATTGA